GGCGGCGTTGTCGTCGTGGTCCAGGTGAGGATGCCAGGGGGTGTTGCCGCCGTGCGAGGTCAGGCGGAGCGGTCCGGTGTGGTCCAAGAGAAGGCGGTTGAGGGTGGCCGCGGCGCCGTCCGCGTGCTCGGCCGCGAAGACTTGCCGCAGTAGGTCAGCGGCTGCGCGCATCCCGGCAACATCCCGAGTCGTGAGTTCGATGGGGTCAGCCTCACCGTATGCACGAAGCACGCCGGCGACGGCGATTGGGTCAGGGTGCTCGTCAGCGAGGGCGTTGATCAGGGCGGCGGTGCGCCGAGCCGTGGTCAGCACGGAGTGCCGAGTGGACCAGTCGTCGCTGTTGAAGGACACCTGCGGAATGTAACGCATCTTGCTGAGTTTTGAGTTACCTCCGTAACGTCTTGTCGATGACAAAGCGTTACTCACTCCGCTTCTATCTCGCTGGAGCAGTGGCAGCTCGTGCGGGGGACGAGATGTCGGGACCGTCGCTGATGCTGGCAGCATTCGCCCTGGCCGGATCGGCCGTCGACGCGTCGTCGCTGCTCGCGGGCATCACGATCTCTGCTGCGGTGGGTGGGCCGGTGCTCGGAGCGCTCCTTGACAGAGCCGGACGGCCGGGACGCCTGCTGACCGGGGCCCTCGTCCTGTATGCGGCGGGGCTGGGGATGATTCTCGCGGGACTGGGCCGCTTGCCGTTCGGTGTCACCATCGTGATCGCTGTGGTGGCGGGGCTGCTGGGGCCGGCCCTGTCGGGCGGATGGACGGCCCAGCTGCCCCGTGTGGTGCTGGGCGACCGCCTGCCCCGGGCAAACGCGCTCGATGCCATGACGTTCAGCGTGGCGAGTCTGGCCGGTCCGGCTCTCGCAGGGGGCGTTGCGGAGACGCTGGGGGCCTCGACGGCCGTGGTGGTCTCCGCGGTGCTCATCGGCTTGGCGCTGCCCGCTGCCTGGATGCTGCCCGCCCGTTCCGGCCGGACGCAGGGTGCTCAGGCAAGCTCAGTGGTCAGTGATCTCGCTGCTGGTCTGCGAGTCGTCGTCGGGAGACCGTCATTGGCCCGAGCGACCCTCACCTCGGTCCTCTCGTGCTTTGCTCAGGGCATGCTGGCGGCCTGTATTCCGCTCCTGGGCGAGCGCGTCCTGGGCGGAGCCGGCCGCGGCGCGGTGCTGCTCTCCTGCACGGCGATCTCCGCGATGATGGCCAACGCCGTACTCGCGCGGTTTCCACGTGTGGTCGCCCCCGACACGGTTATCTGGGTCAGTGCCCTTGTCCAGGCTGCCGCGTTGTCCTTGGCCATATGGGGTCAACCAGCCGTGCTCATCGTGGCCGTACTCATCGCCGGGATCGGTGAGGGACCTCAATTGGCTGCCTTGTTCGCAGTCCGCCACCGGGAGGCCCCTGAACGACTGCGCGGGCAGATATTCACCACCGGCGCCAGCTTGAAGATCACCGGATTCGCCCTGGGGGCGGCGGTTGCCGGACCGGTCGCGACCCGGTCCCTTCCAGGCACCTTGGCGCTCGCAGCGAGCGTGGCAGTCCTCGCCGCACTGGGATTCTTCGCTGTCCCGTCGGCATCTGCCACCCCGTCCGAGGACCGTGCGAGATCGGATTGATCAGGCGCGGGCTGCCGGAGGCTTCTTGGTCCACTGGCTGGTGCGGGGGCTCTTTCGGGTGAGGCGCCGGGTCATCATGGTGATGAGTGCCCAGTTCAGGTGGGCTTCGGAGTGCTGGGGAAGGCGTTCGTAGTCGCGCGCGTTGCGGCGGGCGTTCATGCACCAGCCGATCGTGCGCTCGACTTTCCAGCGGCGGGGCAGGACGACGAAGCCCTTGGCCCCTTTGGGCCGGGAGACGATGCGGAGGCTGAGCCAGAGGCGTTCGCGGGCCCAGCCCACAAGTTCACCGGCGTAGCCGCGGTCGGCCCAGACCTGGGTGATCTGCGGCTGAGTGAGGCGCAAGCGCCAGAACACGTCGCGGGCGGCGTCGCGGTCCTGGATATCGGCGGGCGTCACCGTGATCATCACGGGCAGGCCGAGGGTGTCCACGGTGATATGTCGCTTGCGGCCGTTGATCTTCTTCGCGGCGTCGTAGCCACGGCTGTTCCTGCCAACGGTGGAGGCGCCCTTGACCGACTGGGAGTCGACGATCAGCGTGACCGGGTGCGGGCAGCGGCCCTTGCCGGTACGAATTCGGCGGCGGAGCTGGTCACGGATGTAAGTGACGACCCCGGCCCGGTTCCACCGCCAGAAAAACCCGTAAACCGTCTCCCACGGAGGGAAATCCGCAGGCAGGGCCCGCCACTTCGCGCCGTTGTCGACGATGTAGCGGATGCCGTCGACGATCTCCCGCCGGGGCCACTTCTCCGGATGCCCGCCGGTCTTGGTCTGGCAGGCCGGGACGGGCAGCAGGGGTTCCAGCAGTGCCCATTCGGCGACGGAGGTGTCGGACGGGTAGCGGCGGCGACGGGGGACAGCGGGCATGGAGGGCTCAGCAGGGGTGATCGGCGGTGGGCAGAGGCTATTTGGAGAGCTGGGCAAGAGTGGCGCGGACGCCGGTGAGTTGGGCGGTGGCGAGCTGGGCCCATTCGTCGTCGGGGTAGCGGGCCAGGTGCGGATCGAGCGTGCCCGTGATCACCCGGGTGAGGCGGCCGAGGATCTGCCGGAATTGCCGCTTGTCGTACTCGATCCAGTCCGCGGGGTCGTCGGAGAACATGAACCCGTCGCGGCGTGTCCATGTGATCGGCGTCAGGTTCTCCGCGGCGACGACGTCGCGGACGTGCCGGATGCCGCGGCCGATCTGCGAGCGGGTCAGGCGGGTGGCGGCCATGAGCTGGTAGGTGTGCAGGCCGGCGGGGCGTGCTTCCATCAGGGCGACGCGGACCAGGTCGCCGTAGTGCTCGGACAGCGGCCGGGCCTCCCGGCGTCGCGGCATGGCCTACTCGCCCTTGAGCAGCTGGACCAGCTGCTCATCAAGGGTGAACTCGCCGTTGTCGAGGGCTCCTTCGAGCCAGTCCGCCGCGGCGCGGACCCGGCCGATCTGCCGGCGGACGGTCTCACGTTCGTCCTCGGTGAACTCCTGCCCCCGCAGCTGCGGGACCAGGCGGCCCAGGGTGGCTACGAAGTTGTGGCAGGAGCCGACCAGGTCGAGGTACTCGATGGTGTGCTCGATCGCGCGGACGGCCGGGGTGCGCTCCCGGATCCTGTCACGTGTCTCGTTGGAGTTGTCGAACTGGGCGCGGTTGACGAGCATCCGGGTGGTGTCGTCCCGCATCGTCTTCCGGGCGACATCCGGGCGGCGCAGCAGACTGCTGGTGACCTCCTGCGCGACGGTGTCGTCCCGGGTCAGCTCCGTGACGACCCGCACCCGTTCGGCCGGAGTGACGTGCTCGGTGACCGCCGGCCGCTTCAGCAGGTCGGTGGCGACCTGGGCGGCGACCTCGTCATCACGGGTCAGGTCGGCCACGGCCTGGACCTTCTCATCCACCGTGACCGGCCGGTCGACCCGCTGGCCGACGGCCCGCTTCGCGCCGTCCGGCGTCCACTGCCTCGCCCCCGTGCGCGGGTTGAACGGCGCGTCCTCGATCGCCGCCCACCGCTCGTCCTCGTCCACGACCGACGCGAGGATGCGATGAACAGTGAACGACACGCCCTCCCTGCGGCGCTTGGCCGGCCACCGGTTGGCGGTGTAGCGCCAGTCCTCCACCGTCCGGCGCTCCACCCCGATGTCGTCCGCGAACATCTGCAACGACTCCGTCACGGTGAACAGGTCGTCCGTGCC
The window above is part of the Streptomyces sp. NBC_00425 genome. Proteins encoded here:
- a CDS encoding MFS transporter, producing MTKRYSLRFYLAGAVAARAGDEMSGPSLMLAAFALAGSAVDASSLLAGITISAAVGGPVLGALLDRAGRPGRLLTGALVLYAAGLGMILAGLGRLPFGVTIVIAVVAGLLGPALSGGWTAQLPRVVLGDRLPRANALDAMTFSVASLAGPALAGGVAETLGASTAVVVSAVLIGLALPAAWMLPARSGRTQGAQASSVVSDLAAGLRVVVGRPSLARATLTSVLSCFAQGMLAACIPLLGERVLGGAGRGAVLLSCTAISAMMANAVLARFPRVVAPDTVIWVSALVQAAALSLAIWGQPAVLIVAVLIAGIGEGPQLAALFAVRHREAPERLRGQIFTTGASLKITGFALGAAVAGPVATRSLPGTLALAASVAVLAALGFFAVPSASATPSEDRARSD
- a CDS encoding IS5 family transposase: MPAVPRRRRYPSDTSVAEWALLEPLLPVPACQTKTGGHPEKWPRREIVDGIRYIVDNGAKWRALPADFPPWETVYGFFWRWNRAGVVTYIRDQLRRRIRTGKGRCPHPVTLIVDSQSVKGASTVGRNSRGYDAAKKINGRKRHITVDTLGLPVMITVTPADIQDRDAARDVFWRLRLTQPQITQVWADRGYAGELVGWARERLWLSLRIVSRPKGAKGFVVLPRRWKVERTIGWCMNARRNARDYERLPQHSEAHLNWALITMMTRRLTRKSPRTSQWTKKPPAARA
- a CDS encoding CGNR zinc finger domain-containing protein → MRYIPQVSFNSDDWSTRHSVLTTARRTAALINALADEHPDPIAVAGVLRAYGEADPIELTTRDVAGMRAAADLLRQVFAAEHADGAAATLNRLLLDHTGPLRLTSHGGNTPWHPHLDHDDNAAWDEWLLASSCMALTVLVWDRQRPPGRICASTSCQNVFIAQGSGPERRYCSRRCATRERVATHRHSHSIEQSNETK
- a CDS encoding DUF6192 family protein; amino-acid sequence: MTDVTDRIGNVTRQRYEQLVTRAKELIAQIARSQFALGDMALEIEPMRAVGGSMPNGTDDLFTVTESLQMFADDIGVERRTVEDWRYTANRWPAKRRREGVSFTVHRILASVVDEDERWAAIEDAPFNPRTGARQWTPDGAKRAVGQRVDRPVTVDEKVQAVADLTRDDEVAAQVATDLLKRPAVTEHVTPAERVRVVTELTRDDTVAQEVTSSLLRRPDVARKTMRDDTTRMLVNRAQFDNSNETRDRIRERTPAVRAIEHTIEYLDLVGSCHNFVATLGRLVPQLRGQEFTEDERETVRRQIGRVRAAADWLEGALDNGEFTLDEQLVQLLKGE